The genome window AGATAAATTAATATCTGCGATGCTTGTTTTATTGCGCTAAGTTATTGTTATAATCGGCTTAAGCCGGGTTTATATCTTTTCTTTAATTGATGTAACGCCAACTTCTTTAAACGCTTTGGCTATTTTTTCAATAGCCTCATCAATTTGGTCAAAAGTATGGGTAGCCATTAATGAGAAACGTAGTAACGATGAGTCGGAAGGAACTGCCGGAGAAACAACCGGGTTAACAAATATTCCGGCATCCTGCAGGTATTTTGTTACAAGGAACGTTTTTTCGTTATCCCGCACATATATCGGCAGAATAGGACTTTCGGTAGGCCCCAGGTCAAACCCTTCTTCAAGAAGCAGTTTCGTGGCATAATTGGTATTATCCCAAAGTTTGGTAATACGCTCAGGCTCTGATTCAATAATATCAAGCGCTGCAATAACGCTGGCTACTGAACCGGGAGGCATACTTGCACTAAACATTAATGAACGGGCGCGATGCTTGATATAATCAATGGTGTCTTTATCACTGGCAATGAAACCGCCTAATGAAGCCAATGACTTGCTGAAGGTACCCATGATCAAATCAACCTCGTTAGTTAAGCCAAAATGTGACGCTGTACCCGCTCCATTATGGCCAATAACGCCTAAGCTATGGGCATCATCAATCATGATGTTAGCCCCATACTGTTCAGCCAGCTTAGCAATTTCAGGAAGTTTTACAATATCACCTTCCATACTGAAGATCCCATCAACAGCAATTATCTTGACAGCATCTTCAGGCAGAATATTTAATTTCCGCTGAAGGTCTTCCATGTCATTGTGGGAGTACTTTATAACTTTCGAAAATGAAAGCCTGCTGCCATCAATAATACATGCGTGGTCATATTCATCAAGAATCAAATAATCATTACGCCCGGTTATGCATGATAACACGCCCAGGTTAACCTGGTAACCAGTGCTAAATAATACAGTTGCTTCTTTGCCAACATAATTGGCAAGCCTGTTCTCTAATTCAATATGAATGTCAAGTGTACCATTCAGGAAACGTGAACCAGCACAGCCGGTACCATATTTATCAA of Mucilaginibacter xinganensis contains these proteins:
- the spt gene encoding serine palmitoyltransferase, giving the protein MIKKLHGKIAEFQVANMLREQGLYPYFRPIESAQDTEVIIDNKKVLMFGSNSYLGLTNHPQIKEASKKAIDKYGTGCAGSRFLNGTLDIHIELENRLANYVGKEATVLFSTGYQVNLGVLSCITGRNDYLILDEYDHACIIDGSRLSFSKVIKYSHNDMEDLQRKLNILPEDAVKIIAVDGIFSMEGDIVKLPEIAKLAEQYGANIMIDDAHSLGVIGHNGAGTASHFGLTNEVDLIMGTFSKSLASLGGFIASDKDTIDYIKHRARSLMFSASMPPGSVASVIAALDIIESEPERITKLWDNTNYATKLLLEEGFDLGPTESPILPIYVRDNEKTFLVTKYLQDAGIFVNPVVSPAVPSDSSLLRFSLMATHTFDQIDEAIEKIAKAFKEVGVTSIKEKI